One window of the Xenopus tropicalis strain Nigerian chromosome 10, UCB_Xtro_10.0, whole genome shotgun sequence genome contains the following:
- the gdf5 gene encoding growth/differentiation factor 5 precursor (The RefSeq protein has 1 substitution compared to this genomic sequence): protein MKVLKYIPLLLWYLIWDYLDLVPLVLGHSEQSHPGTKVGIAGTGGKERNPLPKVNATRTGILGHGVGLQKGRSKVPLVQSRIFLSKNEDIKKQAASRANPHVKTGNAENRQSGEKIETPRPPHVTSKASTKLINIHADSAGFKPKRPPNPLTEKEQKDAFKHPLITPHEYMLSLYRTLSDVERKGINGSLKLEAGLANTITSFIDKGQDERMAAARRQKYTFDISALEKDGLLGAELRILRKRPIDAKLNSAGKLWQIKLYSCPANKKSATLLDSRPLGSIDTPKWEVFDIWKLYKNFKNSVQLCFELEVLDKGKPADLRSVGFNRTGRQTNEKAIFLVFGRTKKRDLFFNEIKARSGQDDKTVYEYLFNQRRKRRAPLSTRQGKRPNKNSKARCSKKPLHVNFKDMGWDDWIIAPLEYEAYHCEGLCEFPLRSHLEPTNHAVIQTLMNSMDPETTPPTCCVPTRLSPISILYTDSANNVVYKQYEDMVVESCGCR, encoded by the exons ATGAAAGTACTGAAATATATTCCTTTACTGCTTTGGTATCTGATTTGGGACTACCTGGATTTGGTTCCTTTGGTACTGGGCCATTCTGAACAAAGTCATCCAGGAACGAAAGTAGGCATTGCTGGAACTGGAGGAAAAGAGAGAAACCCATTACCAAAGGTCAATGCAACCAGGACTGGAATCTTGGGTCATGGAGTTGGTCTTCAAAAGGGTAGGTCCAAGGTTCCCCTTGTTCAAAGTAGAATTTTTCTGTCTAAGAATGAGGACATCAAAAAACAAGCTGCCAGCAGAGCTAATCCACATGTCAAGACCGGAAACGCTGAAAATAGGCAATCTGGGGAAAAGATTGAGACCCCAAGGCCTCCACATGTAACCAGTAAGGCCTCTACCAAACTCATAAATATCCATGCAGATTCTGCAGGATTCAAACCCAAGAGGCCACCAAACCCGCTGACTGAAAAAGAGCAAAAAGACGCTTTCAAGCACCCCTTAATTACTCCTCATGAATACATGTTATCACTGTACCGGACTCTGTCAGATGTTGAAAGAAAAGGCATCAATGGAAGCTTGAAACTCGAGGCAGGATTAGCCAATACTATCACTAGCTTCATTGACAAGGGTCAAG ATGAACGGATGGCAGCAGCAAGGCGGCAAAAGTACACTTTTGACATCAGTGCTTTGGAAAAAGATGGCTTATTAGGAGCAGAACTGCGTATTCTACGGAAAAGGCCGATCGACGCTAAACTTAACTCAGCTGGCAAACTGTGGCAGATTAAACTATACAGTTGCCCAGCGAACAAAAAATCCGCTACCCTTCTGGATTCTCGGCCTCTCAGCAGTATCGATACACCGAAATGGGAGGTCTTTGACATATGGAAGctttataaaaattttaaaaactctGTTCAGTTGTGCTTTGAGCTTGAAGTTCTGGATAAGGGGAAACCTGCAGATTTAAGAAGTGTGGGATTTAACAGAACAGGAAGACAGACCAATGAGAAAGCTATTTTTCTCGTCTTTGGTAGGACAAAGAAACGGGACTTATTCTTCAATGAGATTAAAGCCAGGTCTGGCCAAGATGACAAAACTGTCTATGAATATTTATTTAATCAGAGGAGAAAGAGACGAGCTCCTCTGTCAACTCGGCAAGGGAAGAGGCCAAACAAGAATTCCAAAGCAAGATGTAGCAAGAAACCACTTCATGTCAATTTTAAGGATATGGGTTGGGATGATTGGATTATTGCACCTTTGGAGTATGAGGCATATCATTGTGAAGGGCTTTGTGAGTTCCCTCTGAGATCTCATTTAGAGCCTACCAACCATGCAGTGATCCAAACATTAATGAATTCAATGGACCCAGAGACTACGCCACCTACCTGTTGCGTTCCAACCAGACTAAGCCCAATAAGCATCCTTTACACAGACTCTGCCAACAATGTGGTGTATAAACAATATGAAGATATGGTTGTGGAGTCCTGTGGTTGTAGGTAG